The Rickettsiales bacterium sequence GCTATCTGCAAATTCACGAGTCGTCCACTGTCTATCTTTAGGGATTTTTCCATCTAGGCGAATCAGATCTTTTTTACTTTCAAGGTATTGTTTAATATATTTGTTTTTCATAAGTTATCCTATAGCAATGGGAGCGACAACCATTGATTGTCGTTCTCATTCTTCTTTAATAATTTTGAGTTTAATCTAGTGGGTAGAGTGCAATTTCAGAGTTATCTGGCTTGCAACTGCTATATTCACGATCATTGTGCGCAGCTCCCATCAAGGTAACGAGACGGGAGGTGTTAATGTGATTATAGAAATGCAAGCAGCTAGTACATAATGGAACATCGAATATACTAGCCTGAATTACCGCAATACCTTCACCCAGTATTTCTGGTATCTCTGCCATATACTCTGCTTTACTTTTTCTATCGAAAAGTTCGCATATTTCGCATGTATAATTATTACTCATGCTGCCCTCCCACTGTTGGAAGTGCTTCAATCCATTGTTCGACGGATGCGAGGGGGACAAGCGTTTTACTTCCGAAGCGTTTAGTAGCAATATTGCCCTTCTTCACTTCTTCATAAAACGATGTTCGCCCGATGCCCATTCTCTCAAGAGCCTCACTGACAGGGAGTAGTCTACCTTCTTTTTCATTCATCATTATCTCCTAAATTAATTAATACATGTACACATGCGGTACAG is a genomic window containing:
- a CDS encoding excisionase family DNA-binding protein: MMNEKEGRLLPVSEALERMGIGRTSFYEEVKKGNIATKRFGSKTLVPLASVEQWIEALPTVGGQHE